In the genome of Pseudanabaena mucicola str. Chao 1806, the window TACTTCAGGTCTTTAGACAACAATTCAGCTACAGGAACCCCTGCAGGAGCATCAATAAAGGTTGAACCGACAGCAGCTTTGGTGAAGCGCTCTTTTACCTTGGTTAGAGCATCACCAGGGAGAGGAACGTAGCCTACTTCTTTGACAAGCTTTGCATCCTTGTTCAAGTAAAACTCAATAAAAGCCTTGACTTCAGGACGTGCGAGCGCTTTCTTGCTGACATAAATAAACAGTGGACGAGACAGTGGATTATACTTACCAGAGTTAATATTTTCAGCAGTTGGAGATACACAACCCTTACCACCATCGATTTCAACAGCATTTAGCTTCTTAGCATTTTCTTCAAAGTAAGAAACTCCAAAGAATCCAACCGCACCTTTACCGCCTTGGACACCCTTCACAGTAATGTTGTCATCTTCGCTGGGCTGATAGTCCTTACGAATTACTTTAGATTTACCGTTCACAGCTTCAGTAAAGTAGTCAAAGGTTCCTGAGTCAGCGCCAGCACCAAAGAGAGCAATTGTTTCCTTGGGAAACTCAGGACGAATTTGATCCCAAGAGGTAATCTTGCCTTCTGCGTCAGGTTCCCACATCTTCTTGAGTTCGGGAATTGTCAAACACTTAGCCCAAGTATTTTCTTTGTTGACAACTACAGTCAATCCATCAATAGCAATAGGTAGTTCAATAAACTCTACGCCAGCCTTTTGACAATCTTCAGCTTCTTTCTTCTTAATTGGACGAGATGCGTTAGAAATGTCGATATCTCCAGAACAGAATTTCTTAAATCCACCACCAGTACCGCTTGTACCAACAGGAACTTTAACGCTAGGATTTGATTTCGCAAAGTCTTCGGCAACTGCTTTGGTGATCGGTGCAACTGTGCTAGAACCATCAATAGTGATGTTGCCAGATAAGCTGGAAGTAGGTTTAGCAGTTTCTTTAGCAGCAGTTGTGGTTGTAGTTGCGGGGCTAGTTGCACTTGTAGGAGTACTAGGTTTGGTGTCGCTTCCGCTACAGGATGCAAGTGTTGCGGCTAGTGTAACGCTTGCTACAAAAGTTACAACACTACGATTGATATTCTTTTTGGACATCATAGAAATCTTACTGCGATTATATCTGTTACAGTTGACTGAGCATTTAAATCTCGACAAATTTGATACTAAACTGCATCCGTCAACCAAAGGTTAAGGACAGTTAAAGTTGAGGTTAAGTTTAGTGAGCTAAAAAAATTTTGCGTTAAGATTTGGCTACAAAATAAGATTTTTTTCTTAAATACTGGCTTCGCATTATTTCATTATTTATAGTATTTGCCAGTCTGGTGAAGTACAGGTTTATTTCCCCGCCTTTGGCGGGGAAATAAACCTATAGAACTCTCAAAATCCTGTAAATTCTTTAGAGCGTAACTGCTGACTAAATAAAATTTCAGTTCGATAACTTTAGGGAATCTCTTAATAAATAGGTCTATACTTAACAAAGTGCACAGTTAACAAAGTGCACAGTTATTTACATTTTCCTATGGCTTGATCACATGCCATTGTGTAAGCGGTCGCATTGGTTTCCAGCCTAGAAAAGAGCCGATCGCTTCAGCACGACAGATCGAAATTTGCGTAAGTATACCGCCATATTTTTGTTGCCATTGAAATAGTTTTTGCTCGCCTTCAATGGTGATGACGTTAGCAACTAAGCGCCCCTGCGATCGCAAATTTTCCCAACATGTCTCAAATAAATTTGGAACAGTCACCCCACCACCGATAAAGATCGCATTAGGTGTAGGTAGACCTTGCAAAACATCAGGCGCTTTACCTTCGATAATTTTGAGATTAGGAGTACCAAGGACGATCGCATTTTCCGCGATGAAATGGGTACGCGATTTTTCAATGGCGATAGCTTGACAACGGGGATGACTTCGCATCCATTCAATGCCAATGGAACCGCAACCAGCCCCAACATCCCAGAGTAATTCTCCTGCATTGGGGGCAAGGGTCGATAGGGTAATTGCTCTGACCTCTCGCTTAGTTAACTGTCCGTCATGATGAAAAGCATCATCGGGCAGCCCTACCATCCGCGATAGAATTTTTGCTTTAGGATTAGGAATGCATTCCACGGTGATCGCATTGAGATCAGCAAATTCAGGAAAGTTCTCGAACTGATTAGCAACAGTAGAAATAATGCGCTCTTTAGTGCCATTAAGATGTTCTAAAACCGTAATTTTGCTATTGCCGAAATGGCGATCGCACAAAATCTTAGCCACAATCTGCGGCGTTTCTTTCCCTGAACTCAGAATTAGCAGTTTCGCTTTTGGATAGATATAAGACTGTAACAAAGAAACGGGACGACCGCATAGACTCAGGGTTTCCACTTCATGCAATGACCATCCTAATCGTGCACAAATCAAGCTAAAAGTAGAAGGTGAAGGAATAATTACCATTTCCTCCATGGGAATTCTCCTTAATAAAGTTGTCCCAATCCCAAACCAAAGCGGATCACCACTGGCTAAAACACATACCGATTTACCACGCAAATTAATAATTTGCTGGATGGTTGACTCAATGGGTGAAGCCCAAACTATGCGCGATCGCTGATCTTCTAGAAATTCTGGCAACATTGCTAAATGGCGATCACTACCCACGAAAACTTCAGCATGATCTATTAGCGATCGAGCGACTAGGCTTATTGCCCCTAAACCATCTTCCCCAATACCAATAATTTTTAGCCATTTTTGAGTATTCATTGATATCTTATTCGTGATTGAGGGAGCACTAGAGTCTGATATCTAATGATCCTATGCACTAAAATAGAGAAAGAACTGATCTATCTATAATGAGCTATCAAAACAGAAATGCCATACAGTAATTTTACGATCAAAAAAGTCCAAAAAGATTTTGGTGTTGAAATACTAGAAAGGATAGATCTATTTTCTAGTATTTCTCCTCATGAAATTGGTGAGCATTTAAAACAGACGCTATTAGATAACGTTTCCCTAGCAATTGCTGTCAACACTGAAAAAGCACGTTCTGAACTAATTATTGCACCCGTACTAATTGAAATCAGAAAAATATTTAATAAGGAAATTAGTTTTTTCTCTGGGATTGAATTGAATATTGATAAAGAACGTGATTTAACTGGATTTTGTGATTTTATTATTAGCCAATCTCCTGAACAGCTATTTTTAAATACCCCCGTAATTACAGTAGTTGAAGCCAAAAATGAAAACATCATGAGCGGTTTGGGACAATGCGCCGCCGAAATGATAGCCTCACGAATATTTAATGAACAAGAAGGAACGAACCTAGCAAGGATTTATGGTGTTGTTACTTCAGGGAATATCTGGAAGTTCCTTAAGCTAGAGGGTAATGCTCTTTACATTGATTTGGACGATTATTCCATTAAAGAAATCTCAAAAATAATTGGCATATTATGTTCAATGATCGAGCAAAAAGCCTAATTCCCCAATCTACAACTTTGTAAATCTGTGAAGATTTACTCATAAAGTATGCGAATTATTGTAGAGTCATAAAGTTGTTCTAGTTTTAACGGGGATCAGCCGTTAAAAAGTGAAATTAAGTAGATCGTTTGTATTTGCTTAATTCCAAAATGGGGAAAGTTTGGTGAAAGTCCAACGCTGTACCGCAACTGTAAAGGATACCTCAGTAATATCGTTTTCCGAAGGAAAACAATATTGCTATTACCAAAGTCAGGATGCCCGCTAGAACTAGTTGAATTTGCCCATATCTGCGAGTTACAGAATATGAATTTACCTAAGATTTTCGCTTCAGTTCAATCAAAATCTCTAGCGATCGCCTTTGCCTTTAGTTTATTAGTATTTGCTAGCCCCGCATCAGCACACCACCCCATGGACGGCGGAATGCCCAGCAACTTTTTTGAAGGATTTATGTCAGGCTTGGCACACCCAGTGATTGGTGTTGATCACCTTGCCTTTATTGTTGCTGTCGGTTTGTTTGCGGCGCTTAAACCTCAAGGCATTTTTATTCCTTTATCCTTTGTTTTGTCGGCAATGCTTGGCACGGGAATTCACTTGTTAGGTGTATCTCTGCCAGTAGTTGAACTCATTGTTTCAGGATCGATTTTGCTATTTGGGATTTTGATGGCAATGAAGAATAGTCCCAACCTATTAGTCATGGTCACCCTGTCGGCAGTAGCAGGACTATTTCATGGTTATGCTTATGGGGAAGCAATTTTTGGCGCACAAACTACTGCTTTAGTGGCTTATTTAGTGGGCTTTACCACGATTCAATTGGTGATTTCGAGTGCTGCTTTCTTTGTTGGTCAGAAAGTCCTTAAGGGTGATTTTTCTCAAGTATCACCTAGCCTCAAATCAGCAGGTTTAGTAATTTGCGGAATTGGTGCTGCATTTTTCGCATCAAATCTTTCTTCTTTGATTCTCCCCATGCCTAAGGGTTAAATCATTGTTCAAAGTTAGGGGCAATTCATGAATTGCCCCTAACTTTGTAATTTTTGCAATATCGGCTTTTAAAATTTTTCAGAGAGAATTATGGCAGCGAAAATACCTGTAACTGTGATTACTGGTTTTTTGGGTAGTGGTAAAACTACACTCATTCGGGAACAGTTACAAAATAACCAAGGTCGGCGCATTGCCGTACTAGTGAATGAATTTGGCGAGATCGGCATTGATGGTGATTTGCTCCGTTCTTGTCGTGTTTGCGATGAAGATGGCACAGAAGTTACGCCCAATATTGTGGAGCTGACCAATGGATGTCTTTGCTGCACGGTGCAAGAGGAATTTTTGCCAACGATGCAGGAGCTTCTAAAAAGGCGCGATCGCCTTGATTGCATTCTCATTGAGACTTCAGGATTGGCATTACCTAAGCCTCTAGTCCAAGCCTTCCGTTGGCAAGAAATCCGCAGTGGGGCAACAGTTGATGGTGTGGTTGCGGTGGTGGACTGCGATGCATTGGCAAATGGTCGCTTAGTGAGCGATCTGGATGCCCTTAATGCTCAACGTCAAGAAGATCCCAATCTTGATCACGAAACTCCCATAGAAGAACTATTTGAGGATCAGTTAGCCTGTGCGGATTTGGTGCTATTGACCAAGACCGATCTAGTCAGTGATGAGAACCAAGTGAAGGTTCAGAATTGGCTAAAACAAGAATTGCGTGATGGTGTGAAGATTGTCGCCTGTGATGAGGGCAAAGTTAGTTCGGAGATTTTGTTGGGATTTAATGCGGCGGTTGAGGACAATCTCGATGCACGTCCAAGTCATCACGACAGTGAAGAAGAGCATGAACATGATGATGATATTAATTCGGTTCATGTCATTAGCGATCGCGCCTTTGAGCCAACTCAGTTACTCATATCGCTAAAACAGTTAGTCGCTGATCAGGAAATCTATCGGATTAAGGGCTTTGTCAATGTCCCGAATAAGCCGATGCGAATGGTGTTACAAGGCGTAGGCGATCGCCTCGAGACATCCTATGATCGCCTGT includes:
- a CDS encoding HupE/UreJ family protein, translating into MNLPKIFASVQSKSLAIAFAFSLLVFASPASAHHPMDGGMPSNFFEGFMSGLAHPVIGVDHLAFIVAVGLFAALKPQGIFIPLSFVLSAMLGTGIHLLGVSLPVVELIVSGSILLFGILMAMKNSPNLLVMVTLSAVAGLFHGYAYGEAIFGAQTTALVAYLVGFTTIQLVISSAAFFVGQKVLKGDFSQVSPSLKSAGLVICGIGAAFFASNLSSLILPMPKG
- the cobW gene encoding cobalamin biosynthesis protein CobW encodes the protein MAAKIPVTVITGFLGSGKTTLIREQLQNNQGRRIAVLVNEFGEIGIDGDLLRSCRVCDEDGTEVTPNIVELTNGCLCCTVQEEFLPTMQELLKRRDRLDCILIETSGLALPKPLVQAFRWQEIRSGATVDGVVAVVDCDALANGRLVSDLDALNAQRQEDPNLDHETPIEELFEDQLACADLVLLTKTDLVSDENQVKVQNWLKQELRDGVKIVACDEGKVSSEILLGFNAAVEDNLDARPSHHDSEEEHEHDDDINSVHVISDRAFEPTQLLISLKQLVADQEIYRIKGFVNVPNKPMRMVLQGVGDRLETSYDRLWASDETRQTRLVFIGQGLERSTIESALSL
- the cbiE gene encoding precorrin-6y C5,15-methyltransferase (decarboxylating) subunit CbiE, with the translated sequence MNTQKWLKIIGIGEDGLGAISLVARSLIDHAEVFVGSDRHLAMLPEFLEDQRSRIVWASPIESTIQQIINLRGKSVCVLASGDPLWFGIGTTLLRRIPMEEMVIIPSPSTFSLICARLGWSLHEVETLSLCGRPVSLLQSYIYPKAKLLILSSGKETPQIVAKILCDRHFGNSKITVLEHLNGTKERIISTVANQFENFPEFADLNAITVECIPNPKAKILSRMVGLPDDAFHHDGQLTKREVRAITLSTLAPNAGELLWDVGAGCGSIGIEWMRSHPRCQAIAIEKSRTHFIAENAIVLGTPNLKIIEGKAPDVLQGLPTPNAIFIGGGVTVPNLFETCWENLRSQGRLVANVITIEGEQKLFQWQQKYGGILTQISICRAEAIGSFLGWKPMRPLTQWHVIKP
- a CDS encoding PstS family phosphate ABC transporter substrate-binding protein, producing the protein MMSKKNINRSVVTFVASVTLAATLASCSGSDTKPSTPTSATSPATTTTTAAKETAKPTSSLSGNITIDGSSTVAPITKAVAEDFAKSNPSVKVPVGTSGTGGGFKKFCSGDIDISNASRPIKKKEAEDCQKAGVEFIELPIAIDGLTVVVNKENTWAKCLTIPELKKMWEPDAEGKITSWDQIRPEFPKETIALFGAGADSGTFDYFTEAVNGKSKVIRKDYQPSEDDNITVKGVQGGKGAVGFFGVSYFEENAKKLNAVEIDGGKGCVSPTAENINSGKYNPLSRPLFIYVSKKALARPEVKAFIEFYLNKDAKLVKEVGYVPLPGDALTKVKERFTKAAVGSTFIDAPAGVPVAELLSKDLK